A single window of Nocardioides baekrokdamisoli DNA harbors:
- a CDS encoding maltokinase N-terminal cap-like domain-containing protein yields the protein MAIVHSTTIKPSKPEILETLFGGPVEILGAYRFDDPDGEVGVEGLIVTAPGGPRHVVMTYRGAPLDGADEHLLSTMEHGVLGQRWIYDGLGDPVALACFDRALRGEQRQARLEVFDGDDLVETRDSTVRIALVEGEGSGRHGLLIAGDLADPIPSDGSHLHATWDGGEAVIVALVPALPE from the coding sequence ATGGCGATCGTGCACTCAACCACCATCAAGCCGTCTAAGCCGGAGATCCTCGAGACGTTGTTCGGGGGACCCGTCGAGATCCTCGGGGCGTACCGCTTCGACGACCCGGACGGCGAGGTCGGCGTCGAGGGTCTGATCGTGACCGCGCCGGGTGGTCCGCGGCATGTGGTGATGACCTATCGCGGCGCTCCGTTGGACGGTGCCGATGAGCACCTGCTGTCGACGATGGAGCATGGCGTACTCGGCCAGCGGTGGATCTATGACGGCCTGGGCGATCCGGTGGCGCTGGCGTGCTTCGACCGCGCGTTGCGCGGCGAGCAGCGGCAGGCGAGGCTCGAGGTCTTCGACGGCGACGACCTGGTCGAGACCCGGGACTCCACCGTTCGCATCGCTCTCGTGGAGGGTGAGGGGTCCGGGCGGCATGGCCTCCTGATCGCAGGCGACCTGGCCGACCCGATCCCGTCCGACGGCTCGCATCTGCACGCGACCTGGGACGGGGGCGAGGCGGTCATCGTCGCGCTCGTCCCGGCACTGCCAGAATGA
- a CDS encoding DUF475 domain-containing protein has protein sequence MILRIFGTSFALTIAALVAAGFLGGASAVVIVAILIVLEVSLSFDNAVVNASVLDRMDARWQKLFLTVGLLIAVVGMRLVAPLVLVGVTAHISPFKAVDLAVKGGSITEPGTYAYLLHHAHPAIAAFGGMFLLLLFLDFVFTDRAHTWLSFIERPLARMGRVKYVSVAIALGVLLASALALAEEPETVLISGLAGTITYLLMGGLGDFFGDPGTAGGSKVSGKAAFMLFCYLNVLDASFSLDGVVGAFAISQDIFIIALGLGVGAMYIRSLTVFMVRQGTLSEYIYLEHGAHWAIGALAAILMISIKYAVPEVVTGLIGVVFIGFAYWSSISHRRQSAALES, from the coding sequence GTGATTCTCAGAATCTTCGGTACCTCGTTCGCTCTGACCATCGCGGCTCTTGTGGCAGCGGGGTTCCTCGGCGGCGCGAGTGCGGTCGTCATCGTCGCCATTCTGATCGTCCTGGAGGTGTCACTCTCGTTCGACAACGCGGTCGTCAATGCGTCCGTCCTCGACCGGATGGACGCCCGGTGGCAGAAGCTGTTCCTGACCGTCGGCCTGTTGATCGCGGTGGTCGGCATGCGACTGGTCGCTCCGCTCGTCCTGGTCGGGGTGACAGCCCACATCAGTCCGTTCAAGGCCGTGGACCTCGCGGTCAAGGGCGGGTCGATCACTGAGCCCGGGACGTACGCGTACCTGCTCCACCATGCGCACCCTGCGATCGCCGCCTTCGGCGGGATGTTCCTGTTGCTGCTGTTCCTCGACTTCGTGTTCACCGACCGCGCGCACACCTGGCTGAGCTTCATCGAACGCCCGCTCGCACGCATGGGGAGGGTCAAGTACGTGTCGGTCGCCATCGCTCTGGGCGTCCTGCTGGCCAGTGCGCTCGCTCTTGCCGAAGAGCCCGAAACGGTGCTCATCTCCGGTCTCGCCGGGACCATCACCTATCTGCTGATGGGCGGGTTGGGCGACTTCTTCGGCGACCCCGGCACCGCAGGCGGCTCGAAGGTCAGCGGCAAAGCGGCCTTCATGCTGTTCTGTTACCTCAACGTCCTGGACGCCTCGTTCTCCCTCGACGGCGTCGTCGGCGCGTTCGCGATCAGCCAGGACATCTTCATCATCGCGCTCGGCCTGGGTGTCGGCGCGATGTACATCCGCTCCCTGACCGTCTTCATGGTCCGACAGGGCACGCTGAGCGAATACATCTATCTCGAGCACGGTGCGCACTGGGCGATCGGCGCGTTGGCGGCGATCCTGATGATTTCGATCAAGTACGCGGTGCCCGAGGTGGTCACCGGGCTGATCGGCGTCGTGTTCATCGGGTTTGCGTACTGGTCCTCGATCTCGCACCGAAGGCAGTCCGCCGCGCTGGAGTCCTAG
- the ilvA gene encoding threonine ammonia-lyase → MRLSDVRDAAALLAGITRVTPVETSRWLSDRVGSPVLLKAENLQRTGSFKSRGAYVRLARLTVDERARGVVAASAGNHAQGVALASHLLGIRATVFMPAGVPTPKEHATRGYGADVVLQGADFQQTLAAAQEFAAETGAVFIHPFDHEDVILGQGTVGLEILDQVPDVRTVLVPTGGGGLLAGIGLAIKETRPEVRIVGVQAAGAASFPASLNAGQPRTLPNTQTMADGIAVARPGDLTLPLVEDYVDDIVTVSEESISHALLLTLERAKLLVEPAGAVGVAALLDDPSAFEGPVVVVLSGGNIDPRLLAKVIRHGLAAGGRYLGLDITLRDAPGALARLLQVVGEAGGNVLDVGHVRTNPLLLIDEVEVHLQLETRGEAHAASVVDAIRAEGFRAHPVAGV, encoded by the coding sequence TCCGGTGGAGACCTCCCGATGGCTCAGCGATCGCGTCGGGTCACCGGTCCTGCTCAAGGCCGAGAACCTGCAACGGACGGGGTCGTTCAAGTCCCGCGGCGCGTACGTCCGCCTGGCCCGCCTGACCGTCGACGAGCGAGCTCGTGGCGTGGTCGCGGCCAGTGCCGGCAACCATGCCCAGGGCGTCGCCCTGGCCTCGCATCTTCTCGGGATCCGGGCCACCGTCTTCATGCCGGCGGGCGTCCCGACGCCGAAGGAGCACGCTACCCGCGGCTACGGCGCTGACGTCGTGCTCCAGGGCGCGGATTTCCAGCAGACGCTGGCAGCTGCCCAGGAGTTCGCAGCCGAGACGGGTGCCGTCTTCATCCACCCGTTCGACCACGAGGACGTCATCCTCGGGCAGGGGACCGTGGGGCTGGAGATCCTCGACCAGGTTCCGGACGTACGCACCGTCCTGGTGCCCACCGGTGGCGGTGGGTTGCTGGCCGGCATCGGGCTCGCGATCAAGGAAACCCGTCCCGAGGTCCGGATCGTCGGTGTGCAGGCGGCCGGTGCGGCCTCGTTCCCCGCCTCCCTCAACGCAGGCCAGCCGCGTACGCTCCCCAACACCCAGACGATGGCGGACGGCATCGCCGTGGCCCGCCCCGGTGATCTGACCCTGCCGTTGGTCGAGGACTACGTCGACGACATCGTCACGGTCAGCGAGGAGTCGATCTCGCACGCGCTGCTCCTCACCCTCGAACGGGCCAAGCTCCTCGTCGAGCCGGCCGGCGCCGTGGGTGTGGCCGCGCTGCTCGACGATCCGAGCGCGTTCGAGGGTCCGGTCGTGGTCGTCCTGAGCGGTGGCAACATCGATCCACGACTGCTGGCCAAGGTGATCCGGCACGGTCTCGCCGCCGGTGGGCGCTATCTCGGTCTGGACATCACCTTGCGTGACGCGCCCGGTGCTCTGGCCCGACTGCTCCAGGTGGTCGGCGAGGCCGGCGGCAACGTCCTCGACGTCGGCCACGTGCGTACCAACCCGCTGCTCCTCATCGACGAGGTCGAGGTGCATCTGCAGTTGGAGACCCGCGGCGAAGCACACGCGGCGTCGGTCGTGGATGCGATCCGGGCGGAGGGCTTCCGGGCGCACCCCGTCGCAGGCGTGTGA
- the mca gene encoding mycothiol conjugate amidase Mca → MSDRPLAGLRLMHVHAHPDDESSKGAASTAKYVAEGVDVHVATCTGGERGSILNPAMDRPGVLEDIAAIRSAEMDRAREILGITQDWLGFVDSGMPDDPADLPVGSFAVVPLEQPVEALVRLIRTFRPHVMTTYDERGGYPHPDHIRCHEVSMAAYAAASDPTQFPDAGEPWQVLKIYYQFTFSRARMAALHQAMLDRGLESPYAEWLSHPSDPAWDARVTTRVPCADYFDVRDAALLAHETQIDPHGFWFAVPREVQQEVWPTEDFQLVDSKVSTSIPEDDLFAGIPYPVAD, encoded by the coding sequence ATGTCTGACCGACCGCTCGCCGGCCTGCGGCTCATGCACGTTCACGCCCATCCGGACGATGAGTCCAGCAAGGGAGCGGCCTCCACGGCGAAGTACGTGGCCGAGGGCGTCGACGTCCATGTCGCGACCTGTACCGGTGGGGAGCGGGGGAGCATCCTGAACCCTGCGATGGACCGCCCGGGTGTCCTGGAGGACATCGCCGCGATCCGCAGCGCCGAGATGGATCGCGCACGCGAGATCCTCGGCATCACCCAGGACTGGCTCGGCTTCGTCGACTCGGGCATGCCGGATGACCCGGCGGACCTCCCGGTCGGCTCGTTCGCAGTGGTGCCGCTGGAGCAGCCGGTCGAAGCACTCGTACGCCTGATCCGGACGTTCAGGCCCCACGTCATGACGACGTATGACGAACGCGGCGGTTACCCGCACCCGGACCACATCCGGTGCCACGAGGTTTCCATGGCTGCGTACGCGGCAGCCTCGGATCCGACGCAGTTCCCTGACGCCGGCGAGCCCTGGCAGGTGCTCAAGATCTACTACCAGTTCACCTTCAGTCGGGCGCGGATGGCCGCACTGCACCAGGCGATGCTCGACCGAGGGTTGGAATCCCCGTACGCGGAGTGGCTGAGTCATCCGTCCGACCCGGCGTGGGATGCCCGGGTGACCACGCGGGTGCCGTGCGCCGACTACTTCGACGTACGCGATGCCGCGCTCCTGGCGCACGAGACTCAGATCGATCCGCACGGGTTCTGGTTCGCGGTGCCGCGGGAGGTCCAGCAGGAGGTCTGGCCGACCGAGGACTTCCAACTCGTGGATTCGAAGGTGTCGACGTCCATCCCTGAGGACGACCTCTTCGCGGGTATTCCGTATCCGGTGGCAGACTGA
- a CDS encoding sigma-70 family RNA polymerase sigma factor has translation MPRGLFGDRADNFSEPLQQMADRMRPRVVTVLPPESEEQTSLSEYARERGDWLARCAFMLTGDRDSALDLVQETLLLAWKARARVDQADDRDAYILRIMMNRHRSNHRRRQPALVSFEYARDGVLFEPDRTERVDDAAAVSAALKLLPARQRIVVVLRYWMDLDDLRISEVLDCRRATVRSLAARGMQRIKQYLEST, from the coding sequence ATGCCGCGCGGCCTGTTTGGGGATCGGGCCGATAATTTCTCCGAACCACTGCAACAGATGGCAGACCGCATGCGTCCAAGAGTCGTGACGGTGCTGCCACCAGAATCTGAAGAGCAAACGAGTCTCTCCGAATACGCGCGGGAGCGCGGGGATTGGCTCGCCAGGTGCGCGTTCATGCTTACAGGCGATCGCGACTCCGCGCTCGACTTGGTCCAGGAGACGCTGCTCCTCGCATGGAAGGCCCGTGCGCGAGTTGATCAAGCCGATGACCGCGATGCGTACATCCTGCGGATCATGATGAATCGTCATCGCTCCAACCATCGACGGCGCCAACCGGCTCTGGTCTCCTTCGAGTACGCCAGAGACGGCGTGCTGTTCGAACCGGATAGGACGGAGAGGGTTGATGACGCAGCCGCGGTGAGTGCGGCGCTGAAACTTCTGCCCGCACGGCAGCGAATTGTTGTGGTGCTGCGATACTGGATGGATCTCGACGACCTCCGCATTTCGGAAGTCCTCGATTGTCGGCGAGCGACAGTCCGGAGTCTCGCAGCGCGGGGCATGCAGCGTATCAAGCAATATTTGGAGTCGACATGA
- a CDS encoding DUF6262 family protein, giving the protein MLPEHLRAAAAKRSADAERRALAALQAMVSSQRRVSIAAVAREAGVSTDFIYGHAVLRGRIQELRDSTTVVGRPAQTDAQVPATGAVRALTAQLRELRSRHRREIDELETALAAAHGQLLELRRELESRGRLGP; this is encoded by the coding sequence ATGTTGCCCGAACATCTGCGCGCGGCAGCCGCTAAGCGGAGCGCCGACGCCGAGCGGCGGGCGCTCGCTGCTCTTCAGGCGATGGTCTCCTCCCAACGGAGAGTCTCTATCGCGGCAGTGGCCCGCGAGGCGGGCGTCTCGACCGACTTCATCTACGGGCACGCCGTGCTCCGCGGCCGGATCCAGGAACTGCGCGACTCCACGACGGTAGTCGGGCGACCTGCGCAAACGGACGCCCAAGTACCTGCAACAGGAGCAGTTCGTGCTCTGACCGCTCAGTTGCGGGAACTGCGATCACGGCATCGTCGGGAGATCGACGAGTTGGAGACCGCGCTCGCGGCAGCGCACGGCCAACTTCTTGAGCTGCGGCGTGAGCTGGAATCGCGGGGGCGGCTCGGCCCATAA
- a CDS encoding chymotrypsin family serine protease produces MTILRAPAPRSAHIAAKKLGFGAVVASALVVSIVPGAFGAAATDKGATDAGIVDVNLATQSLLADDIHTLTTLAEAQPSRYGGVYSNGPTAVTICDTGSGPNASIDAEVAKLRTDGATVAVTSCSFTIAQLNSVLAAVSTSQLFADNGVSLNRWGLNYGNDSVDVGVSSIPPGFADKVANTFGPAISLFVQGVAGATGRLDDNQPYWGGDRITNGSGCTSGFSAHTSSGGWYSITAGHCWTLNTPVYVNGNTSKGYGTVSHRSFGNNSVDAELINGKTYASDIWNGGVTTTSDLAVQGSGYSCQGCQINFDGSFSGQTLGTVQQANTFCATIKSPEFGNYTACGLREVKSSGGTLCQGGDSGGPVFAYNGPGGATAVGIITGQYSNSDCLYTQVPDILSRWSLSIP; encoded by the coding sequence ATGACAATTCTCCGTGCACCCGCGCCGCGTAGCGCTCACATAGCGGCCAAGAAGTTGGGATTTGGGGCGGTGGTAGCTTCCGCCCTCGTTGTCAGCATTGTTCCCGGCGCTTTTGGTGCAGCGGCAACCGACAAGGGTGCCACTGACGCTGGAATCGTCGACGTCAACCTTGCAACCCAGTCCCTGCTGGCCGACGACATCCATACTTTGACGACGCTTGCCGAAGCTCAGCCCTCACGGTACGGCGGGGTCTACTCCAACGGCCCAACTGCCGTCACTATCTGCGACACCGGAAGCGGTCCAAACGCTTCGATCGATGCCGAGGTTGCAAAGCTCCGAACCGATGGCGCCACGGTGGCAGTGACGTCCTGCTCCTTCACCATTGCGCAACTGAACTCGGTCTTGGCCGCCGTATCGACTTCGCAATTGTTTGCGGACAATGGTGTCTCGCTCAACCGTTGGGGCCTCAACTACGGCAACGACTCGGTCGACGTCGGGGTAAGTTCCATTCCTCCGGGGTTCGCCGACAAGGTCGCGAACACCTTCGGGCCGGCCATCTCCCTCTTTGTGCAGGGTGTCGCCGGCGCGACTGGCCGCCTCGACGACAATCAACCGTACTGGGGCGGCGACAGGATCACCAACGGCTCCGGCTGCACGTCGGGCTTCTCGGCCCACACGTCCTCTGGGGGTTGGTACTCGATCACGGCCGGCCACTGCTGGACACTCAACACGCCGGTCTACGTCAACGGAAACACGAGTAAAGGCTACGGGACGGTTAGTCACCGCTCCTTTGGCAACAATTCGGTCGACGCCGAATTGATCAACGGTAAGACGTATGCAAGTGACATTTGGAATGGCGGCGTCACGACAACGTCTGACTTGGCAGTCCAAGGCTCTGGGTATTCGTGCCAGGGCTGCCAGATTAACTTCGACGGCTCCTTCAGCGGCCAGACGCTCGGCACCGTCCAGCAGGCCAACACCTTCTGCGCAACGATCAAGAGTCCTGAGTTCGGCAACTACACTGCGTGCGGCTTGCGAGAGGTCAAGAGCAGCGGTGGAACCCTATGCCAGGGCGGCGACTCTGGCGGGCCAGTATTCGCTTACAACGGGCCGGGTGGCGCGACGGCGGTAGGAATCATTACCGGCCAATACTCGAACTCTGACTGCCTCTACACCCAGGTCCCGGACATTCTGTCTCGGTGGTCTCTGAGCATTCCGTGA
- a CDS encoding tyrosine-type recombinase/integrase: MAKVQRVRIGDDEATWTVVDSGGSVIVPAEEFLEYLRNSDYSPNTVRSYARALALWWTFLDDRSRAWDSVPLKEFGTFLNKVRTGALDQSSTMLRPVPIVAESTVAARFRAVASLYRFHASNGVGTSSLLYETVRSRPGAYLPLLEHIARRNGRVRSVVRVREERREVPVLTPTQIDGLLAHEARWDGHAGQWLGDLRYRFLWALLAESGCRIGEALSLRHGDWQSGRGDTASIRFVAAKHPHGIRLKSGARRVFVSAQLDRLYADYVWALCEQGADAVLDDWDNAYIFCNVKRHPLFGPLRPESVYAHLRASIRAGAPVPASTTPHWFRHTHATALLLAGTPVHVVSRRLGHADVQTTLNVYGHVTTDAELAALASWSSFVSPWETRSETV; this comes from the coding sequence GTGGCGAAGGTGCAGCGCGTGCGTATTGGCGATGATGAAGCCACATGGACGGTCGTCGATTCGGGTGGCAGTGTCATCGTCCCGGCAGAGGAGTTTCTCGAGTACCTTCGCAACTCCGATTACTCGCCCAATACTGTCCGGTCATACGCCCGCGCTCTCGCGCTCTGGTGGACCTTCCTCGACGACCGCTCCCGTGCCTGGGACTCGGTGCCGTTGAAGGAGTTCGGCACATTTCTCAACAAGGTCCGAACCGGAGCACTCGATCAATCATCGACCATGCTCCGCCCCGTACCGATCGTGGCCGAGTCCACAGTTGCCGCCAGGTTCAGAGCAGTCGCATCCCTCTACCGATTCCACGCATCTAACGGCGTCGGAACCAGTTCGCTGCTGTACGAGACAGTGCGGAGCAGACCGGGCGCTTATCTGCCGCTTCTTGAACACATCGCCCGCAGGAACGGCCGAGTTCGATCTGTCGTGCGCGTCCGCGAGGAACGGCGTGAAGTCCCCGTGCTGACGCCGACGCAAATTGATGGACTGCTCGCTCACGAAGCGCGTTGGGACGGACACGCTGGGCAGTGGCTCGGCGACCTTCGCTACCGCTTCCTATGGGCGCTACTCGCTGAGAGCGGTTGCCGGATTGGAGAGGCACTCAGTTTGCGCCACGGCGATTGGCAGTCGGGTCGAGGTGATACCGCCTCGATCCGATTTGTCGCCGCCAAGCACCCTCACGGCATCCGGCTCAAGAGCGGTGCCCGGCGGGTCTTCGTTTCAGCTCAGCTCGATCGGCTCTATGCCGACTACGTGTGGGCATTGTGCGAGCAAGGTGCGGATGCGGTTCTCGACGACTGGGACAACGCTTACATTTTCTGCAACGTGAAGCGCCATCCGTTGTTCGGGCCCCTTCGTCCGGAGAGCGTGTATGCCCATCTCAGGGCGTCAATTCGGGCCGGTGCGCCTGTCCCGGCGTCGACAACGCCCCATTGGTTCCGGCACACCCATGCCACCGCACTCCTGCTGGCGGGGACCCCCGTGCATGTCGTCAGTCGACGTCTTGGACACGCCGACGTCCAGACCACGCTGAACGTCTACGGCCACGTCACGACCGACGCAGAACTCGCGGCTCTGGCGAGTTGGAGTTCCTTCGTCAGCCCCTGGGAGACCCGAAGTGAAACCGTCTGA
- a CDS encoding GreA/GreB family elongation factor yields MTQSTDTQATHWLSAGAHEALTAQLADMRGPQLTKIVAEISAARDEGDLKENGGYHAAREAQGRLVGEADALEVLLRTSFTDAPVADGVVAPGVVVTYKFEGDDDDEAETFLLGAIEMKPFAHGLDVFSPAAPLGAALLGHTAGDTVSYTGPTGREIKVQIVSAKPFED; encoded by the coding sequence ATGACGCAGTCGACCGACACCCAGGCCACCCACTGGCTCAGCGCGGGAGCGCACGAGGCTTTGACGGCTCAGTTGGCTGACATGCGCGGACCGCAGCTCACCAAGATCGTCGCCGAGATCAGCGCCGCGCGCGACGAGGGTGACCTCAAGGAGAACGGTGGCTACCACGCCGCCCGCGAGGCCCAGGGTCGCCTGGTCGGCGAGGCCGACGCGCTCGAGGTGCTCCTCCGCACCTCTTTCACCGACGCGCCCGTCGCAGACGGTGTCGTCGCGCCTGGTGTGGTCGTGACCTACAAGTTCGAGGGCGACGACGATGACGAGGCGGAGACCTTCCTCCTCGGTGCGATCGAGATGAAGCCCTTCGCCCACGGTCTCGACGTCTTCTCCCCGGCGGCTCCGCTGGGTGCGGCCCTGCTGGGCCACACGGCCGGCGACACCGTGTCCTACACCGGCCCGACCGGTCGGGAGATCAAGGTCCAGATCGTCTCCGCCAAGCCCTTCGAGGACTGA
- a CDS encoding tyrosine-type recombinase/integrase, whose translation MWDSLPEECRRLKFNNANLPEMYLGNFMLKRTGEGGRWITTAVLLEGLPDAMGKELAWWIHREVQIGRLISVDSVGCMSRVLRAATQDGTERGRTSPSVLSLAPDEWLREAQAARLKGRDLGRGNDANAVYYLRRAQELLSHAYHVGEWWQLDLWNPLLDPRIPVREHEPGAGSRVNFSHLTSAWLREGTKWWLGAGLESGRYSWGTLKTRVDGMKWLQRHINSWGDRGPLLVDDPAEWRPYFRTFAEGMRTHAALTGPNKGKPLGKVTRRQTIVTIEQFYRWMYDNRFEAAEVLGDPRWRDLRPEHTVPFRLEDKPRLTNAPKEGMVLEDAVLSKIAEGSELLARPVEEGGMGDLQAFHALALLLRTGRRINEILMLDFDPLRPLLRADAPPVPGPAAEDAATATSGELVARLRYQQTKVRTGDPTIPVDDEIVRIIRAQQAHARAIMKGFGYDGDPKYLFPGTKLNRSGGRFYAAQTLHVRLGELSRRLDIRDSVGAPVSISQTHKFRHTKATNLLNAGVPIHVVMRYFGHVTPTMTMHYAQTLSTTAEQEFLRYKKLTVDGRELGLDPADLYDVLHLDQRADRILPNGWCMLPPKKSCDRGNACLSCSMWTTDASHRPELEKQLAATVQLVAARQEGFLGKFGVPMPDDNIWLATRRREEASLRQVLTTLDEIQRRGDSSGAVRGAGADLQSDPHVVGH comes from the coding sequence TTGTGGGACTCCCTGCCCGAGGAGTGTCGGCGCCTGAAGTTCAACAACGCGAACCTGCCGGAGATGTATCTCGGGAACTTCATGCTCAAGCGGACGGGTGAGGGCGGTCGTTGGATTACAACAGCGGTCCTGCTCGAAGGGCTGCCTGACGCGATGGGAAAGGAACTTGCATGGTGGATCCATCGCGAGGTTCAAATCGGACGACTCATCAGCGTCGATTCGGTTGGCTGCATGTCCCGCGTGTTGCGGGCCGCTACCCAGGACGGAACGGAGCGCGGCCGTACATCCCCGTCGGTGCTGTCGCTCGCCCCAGACGAGTGGCTGCGCGAGGCTCAAGCTGCCCGCCTGAAGGGGCGCGACCTAGGTCGTGGCAACGACGCCAACGCCGTCTACTACCTGCGCCGCGCTCAGGAGTTGCTTAGCCACGCGTACCACGTCGGTGAGTGGTGGCAGCTTGATCTGTGGAATCCGCTGCTTGATCCCCGTATCCCGGTTCGGGAGCATGAGCCTGGCGCTGGCTCGCGGGTCAATTTCTCCCATCTCACCTCCGCGTGGCTGCGTGAGGGCACGAAGTGGTGGCTCGGTGCCGGTCTTGAGTCCGGGCGCTACTCGTGGGGAACCCTCAAGACCAGGGTCGATGGCATGAAGTGGCTCCAACGCCACATCAATAGCTGGGGTGACCGTGGGCCACTTCTCGTCGACGATCCGGCGGAGTGGCGACCATACTTCCGGACATTCGCCGAAGGAATGCGAACCCACGCCGCCCTGACCGGCCCCAACAAAGGAAAACCCTTAGGCAAAGTCACAAGGCGCCAGACAATTGTGACCATCGAGCAGTTCTACCGCTGGATGTACGACAACCGGTTTGAGGCCGCAGAGGTTCTCGGCGACCCGCGATGGCGGGACCTCCGGCCCGAACACACGGTGCCGTTCCGTCTCGAGGACAAGCCGCGCCTCACGAACGCGCCCAAGGAAGGAATGGTGCTGGAGGATGCCGTTCTCTCCAAGATCGCGGAGGGGTCCGAGCTACTCGCTCGCCCCGTCGAAGAGGGCGGCATGGGGGACCTGCAGGCCTTCCATGCGCTCGCGCTCCTATTGAGGACTGGCCGACGGATCAATGAGATCCTGATGCTCGATTTCGACCCACTCCGTCCGCTGCTCAGGGCAGACGCGCCACCAGTGCCCGGACCGGCCGCAGAAGATGCAGCAACCGCGACCTCCGGCGAACTGGTCGCGCGATTGAGGTACCAGCAGACAAAGGTCCGCACCGGCGATCCGACCATTCCTGTTGACGACGAGATCGTTCGGATCATTCGAGCGCAACAGGCGCATGCACGGGCGATCATGAAGGGTTTCGGATACGACGGTGATCCGAAGTACCTGTTCCCTGGCACCAAGCTCAATCGCTCAGGGGGCCGCTTTTATGCGGCTCAAACGCTCCACGTGCGCTTGGGCGAACTCTCGCGGCGACTCGATATTCGCGACTCCGTTGGCGCACCGGTTTCCATCAGCCAGACCCACAAATTTCGACACACCAAGGCGACCAACTTGCTCAATGCAGGCGTGCCGATTCACGTCGTGATGCGCTACTTCGGACACGTCACGCCCACGATGACGATGCACTACGCCCAAACGCTGAGCACCACCGCTGAACAGGAATTCCTCCGGTACAAGAAACTCACCGTCGATGGCCGCGAGCTCGGGCTCGATCCGGCTGACCTGTACGACGTGCTCCACCTCGATCAGCGCGCGGACCGCATCCTTCCGAATGGTTGGTGCATGCTGCCGCCAAAGAAGTCCTGCGATCGCGGGAATGCCTGCCTGTCCTGCAGCATGTGGACCACGGATGCGTCCCATCGGCCCGAGTTGGAGAAACAGCTCGCCGCCACCGTCCAACTCGTCGCGGCCAGGCAAGAAGGCTTCCTCGGCAAATTTGGGGTGCCGATGCCGGACGACAACATATGGCTCGCGACCCGACGACGCGAGGAGGCATCACTACGGCAGGTTCTGACCACGCTGGACGAAATTCAGCGGCGCGGCGACTCCAGCGGCGCAGTTCGGGGTGCAGGGGCAGACCTTCAGTCCGACCCGCACGTAGTTGGTCACTGA
- a CDS encoding DUF4307 domain-containing protein, producing the protein MPADRYGQRSSVSTRMLLIVAAAALAAVGVWFVVTIGWVADAKVTSSIGGWTVNGEKSVTFTYTVTLGKNVNPADVRCEVTAQAKDFSSVGGPVTIVPPSGGTHSYTMRTSRHAVYVSWAGCSAPGQSNPR; encoded by the coding sequence ATGCCGGCAGATCGCTACGGCCAGCGCTCATCCGTGAGTACGCGAATGCTCCTGATCGTCGCCGCAGCCGCGCTCGCGGCTGTCGGAGTCTGGTTCGTGGTCACCATCGGCTGGGTCGCCGACGCCAAGGTGACCTCATCGATCGGCGGCTGGACCGTGAACGGCGAAAAGTCCGTCACCTTCACGTACACGGTCACGCTCGGGAAGAACGTGAACCCGGCCGACGTACGCTGCGAGGTCACCGCCCAGGCGAAGGACTTCAGCAGCGTGGGTGGACCGGTCACGATCGTCCCGCCGAGCGGCGGCACCCACAGTTACACGATGCGGACGAGCCGGCACGCCGTGTACGTCAGTTGGGCCGGGTGCTCAGCGCCGGGCCAATCAAATCCGCGCTGA
- a CDS encoding HNH endonuclease family protein, whose product MPLSNAWQTGAQQWTARQRHDFANDPLELIAVEGRVNEAKGDGDAGTWLPPDKSFRCAYAARMVAIKLTWHLWVTPAERDALTRLLQPCGALELPREPGNV is encoded by the coding sequence GTGCCTCTCTCGAACGCATGGCAGACCGGTGCCCAGCAGTGGACCGCGAGGCAGCGACATGACTTCGCGAACGATCCGCTCGAGCTGATCGCCGTCGAGGGGCGGGTCAACGAAGCCAAGGGGGACGGCGATGCCGGGACCTGGCTGCCGCCCGACAAGTCGTTCCGTTGTGCGTACGCGGCCCGGATGGTGGCGATCAAACTGACGTGGCATCTCTGGGTCACGCCAGCCGAGCGGGACGCACTCACGCGGCTGCTCCAGCCATGTGGCGCGTTGGAGTTGCCGCGCGAGCCCGGCAACGTTTAG